Genomic window (Gasterosteus aculeatus chromosome 13, fGasAcu3.hap1.1, whole genome shotgun sequence):
aaagaaatatgctgtctttttgtacttaaaaggaaatgtgcgtgtgtgtatgtggttaCGCAAAGACAAGGGTGGCCGATTAAAGCCTGTGACACCCATCCATTAGGAACCTGTGCAGAACCATGTAACTGCAAGAAATGACACGGGCGAATGAGTGCAcgcacacattgacacacactCTGAAGGTGGTTGCCGAGGTGTGTAACCAGTTCTGCCTGAAAGCAGCAAGCAACCCAGGGGGAAGGCAGATGGCCGAGAGAATTGAATCACTCTGTTGAACAGTTATTAGAAAACAGAGcgcagaaatacacacacacacaaacacacacagacaaatccTGAAGACATTTcacaaaaagatgaaatatgATGTTCAGTTAGTTTTTTCATGTACCTAAAATGTTTAAAGACAAACCAAAGCCTCCATGccatgaaatattaaaacaataacacatGACAATCAGAAAAACAGTTGTGATGTTGGTTCTGAGCGAAAGCCTGTCGCTCTTTTCCTGTGCAGGTACATGTTTGATCCCAGGAAAAAGCCCCACGTCAAAATCCAGCCCCCGTTCATCAGACCTGACCTGTCAGAGAGGCAAATCACCATCAAGCTCAGCGACAACGGCATCCACAGCTCCATCATCAGCTCCAAGGTGAGTTCTTCTCCACCACACAAGTGGCCTACATTTATATACTGAGGGCTCCGCACACACGGGCACAACAGCTCACTTAAATTGAAATTAGGGAAAACAACTGGAATATTGCCAGAAACCTCACAGATTGCTGAAAAATGACTTTGCCTACTTTTGACACACTGTGTCTCTTCGGAGGAGAAAAACCTCCTATTCCCTTTTAGAGTAAGACTACAGATTCAATTCATTTGTCATGTTCACGTTTGGTCATTTTCTGCAAACTTTTGCTAAATAGAAAATCTCCAATTTAAAGGAGACAAACCAAAGTGCGTTGACACGTCTCTGAGAGAACTAGTGCGTATGTGGAAACACTTGTGGttccagagggagagggagtccAATTTATTGCCTGAATTAATGTCCCTGGAGATCGGTTGTGAATTAAGACCAATCTGAGGTTAGCGGTTGAGGCTAGCGGCTCGGGGGTTACATTAGTCACTAATAGCACAACACACCGGAATAACTGGATCAGCTGTtggccaaaactaaaaaaacgaCTTAGCCCAAGCCGAGCAGCTGCCTAGTGCACCTTTGCTACCCTAAAACCGCCTGTGAGAGTATGTTGATCCATCCCTTCTGCTGACATAAGCTCTTCTCTGTTTCAtctgctgtccccccccccacacctgccCCGTTACGTTATCCCACCATGAAGTCCAAAAGCAGCCTGGACGGCTTTGAAGGGAAGGAAACCCAGCCGCCGCTGCCTCCAAAAGCTGACCGGTACAACCAGCTGAAGAAACAACTGACCTCCGGCGAAGGTAAGAAATGGGGAGAAAAAGCGTCTCACTGTCTCCTGTCAGTCACCACCAATAAAAACCATTTCTCTTTCTTGCCAGGCGGCAATTCCCCAATCTGCCTGTGTGCATCACCGGTATCCCAGCTTCTAGCTGCTAGTTTAGGGTGATAAACGTCTGTCTTAGTGGCAGGTCGATGGCCTTATTAAGGCCCTCGCAAAGGGCTGGAGAGTCTGTGTGATTTTTGTAATGTGCAGGAAGGTCCTGCTCACTGAAGCATCACCATATTTGTGTTACAATGGAGAGATTTCAGAGTTGTGCGATCACAACATGAGTCACCACCTCCTTTTATCATGGTGGCGTGCGTGGCAATGATGCCTCATGGGTGGATAAGAGGCCGGGAATTATGAACTAAAAATTGTCTCCGTGTGAATTAGGGAATTTGACATATCCCGCTGTGGTGGTGGGTCTGAAGCTGAGTGTATTAAACAGTAGAAACGTCTTCTCTGTACTGTTGCATTCAATAGTCAATGAAAAAATAATGTCAACCTGAGGATCTCCAGTGCCATGGTGCATTCTGTCAGGGAGTGAACGCTTTCTGCTCTTCAGTGGAGCTCTACCACCTCCTGTCGCTATTTCAAAGGACTGCAGCCTGTCTAAATGCATCGCCTCCATTTTTCAAAGGCAACCGAACTGGCTCCCATCGACTACCAAGCAGCTCCAATTTGTGTAGATTCTTTAGGAATGTTGATGATATGTGGTTCGATAACTCCCTACAGCTCAGGGCCTCGTCTTTTCTCTCAGAAACAGACTTTCAATCAATGCTGGTAGAATGTTGCATTTCTATCGAATATACAGCGTTAACTGGTCgcctttctttgtgtgtgttgtagatgGCAAGACCCACCCTTCCACTCCAGCCATGTACAAATTCAGGCCGACCTTTGGCACCATGCCTAAAGTCCACTACCACACTGCCGGAGAAAAGGTACGGCATCCTTTGTTTGGCACTTATGTAAGAAATATATTCATTGTGATTGTTTTACTAAGATTAGTAGCGTTACCATATAGCCAGGGGCAATAAGGACAAATCCTATTTCCACATTTGATGTGTCGTTCTGCTGTCGGCTGCTCAGATCGTCATGCCAGACGAGCGGAAGAGCTCGGCCATCTTGGAAGAGGGCGTGCGCGGTCACGACTACCGATCTGAGCCCAACCTTGACCTGCCCGAGTACACCAACACTCCTCTCCACCGCACCTTCCAGTCCTCTCCCCTGCAGCTGGACGCTGACCCCATCAACTCGCACTCCCTCAGCCTGAAGCCGGGCCCCCGTCGGCTGGAGAAGGGCCAGCTCTCCGCCCTGCAGCCGCAGACCGTCACCTCCACCCCGTACAAGAACGTCTTTTCGCCCAACACGCTCTCCAACCGCAACGGCAGCTTGTCTTATGACAGCTTGCTCAACCCCAGCATCTCGCCGGCCTCGGCCAGTGAGTGCATGGCCCATCGTGGCATGCCCACCGTCGGGTTCCACTCGCCCTACCTGCCCACCAAAATGTGCCACATCCGGGAACCTGACATGCAGAGGCACCAGGTCACCCCCGCCTACAGCCCAGTGATGCCGCCCAGGGGGGTGGGCCGGCAATCCCCCCACCTGAGGGACAGGGACCCATCCCCGGTGCGCTACGACAACCTCTCCCAGACCATCATGGCCTCCATCCAGGAACgaaaggagatggaggagagggagaaacgcCAGATGCTGCACGGGCGCTCCCAGACCCACATCTACGCCCAGGACTCTGGCGTGTTCGATGGGGGCTACGGCCTGCCCTCCAGCGCTTGCTACCCGGACGGGCCTCGTGGCCCTGGCTCCAGAGGCCCAACACCCCCAGCTTACGGAGGTTCCAGGGACAACCTGATGGGGGTCGGCCTGGTGAGCTACGGGCAGCGAACCCCGGTTTTGCGGCACGCCGGCTCCACGCTGGGTCGCGCCCCTCGGACTTCGTCCACCTCCCTGCACACAGATCACAgtagcagcaacagcagccagAGCAGGGCCACTGGCCCCGAGGGCCTCTACCGCTCCCCGGCCCACCAGTCCCACTCCCCCGCTATGCCCCGATCCCCCTCCTACTCCCACCAGAAACTCTCCTACATCAGCGCCCACGAGAGGATGGACTC
Coding sequences:
- the zdhhc8b gene encoding palmitoyltransferase ZDHHC8B, which translates into the protein MPNSAGKRFKPTKYIPVSTAATLLVGSTTLFFVFTCPWLTKVVSPAVPLYNGLVFLFVLANFSMATFMDPGVYPRADEDEDKDDDFRAPLYKNVEIKGIQVRMKWCATCHFYRPPRCSHCSVCDNCVEDFDHHCPWVNNCIGRRNYRYFFLFLLSLSIHMVGIFSFGLIFVLHHRERLAALHTTVTLVVMCISGLFFIPVMGLTGFHMVLVARGRTTNEQVTGKFRGGVNPFTKGCCGNVEYVLCSPLAPRYMFDPRKKPHVKIQPPFIRPDLSERQITIKLSDNGIHSSIISSKSKSSLDGFEGKETQPPLPPKADRYNQLKKQLTSGEDGKTHPSTPAMYKFRPTFGTMPKVHYHTAGEKIVMPDERKSSAILEEGVRGHDYRSEPNLDLPEYTNTPLHRTFQSSPLQLDADPINSHSLSLKPGPRRLEKGQLSALQPQTVTSTPYKNVFSPNTLSNRNGSLSYDSLLNPSISPASASECMAHRGMPTVGFHSPYLPTKMCHIREPDMQRHQVTPAYSPVMPPRGVGRQSPHLRDRDPSPVRYDNLSQTIMASIQERKEMEEREKRQMLHGRSQTHIYAQDSGVFDGGYGLPSSACYPDGPRGPGSRGPTPPAYGGSRDNLMGVGLVSYGQRTPVLRHAGSTLGRAPRTSSTSLHTDHSSSNSSQSRATGPEGLYRSPAHQSHSPAMPRSPSYSHQKLSYISAHERMDSPRLGGPREAMKVNGQMECHPGAQGSGVSPSRHGNVKKVTGVGGTTYEISV